In Candidatus Bathyanammoxibius amoris, the following are encoded in one genomic region:
- a CDS encoding DUF58 domain-containing protein, translating to MTQRTRTRKIQLYFRRLASSLFEGPFTGSVTGPRGLELDEIREYQPGDSLRAIDWKTTARTRSLHIRVSLPDRRTSVLFLIDKSASRKFGAREVIKEDVLFSVLSILTEVVGESGNPVGLLTFTDRVERYFPPNLNQRQLLRLMSALKAEEPHGTLTDLDAAFVYVNSLSLAPSVVFILSDFIAEENYHASLSTLSKKHEVIPIVIKDEREDVLPGARAFLAVRDMESREFGFLDLSQPLTGERFAKLFIRLGLDYLVVKTGEDEGVWVNMLANFFEKRARTRRAVKG from the coding sequence ATGACCCAAAGGACGAGAACTAGAAAAATCCAACTATATTTCCGCAGGCTCGCCTCAAGCCTGTTCGAGGGTCCTTTCACCGGTTCGGTTACTGGCCCGAGGGGCCTTGAACTCGACGAGATAAGGGAATATCAGCCCGGTGACAGCCTCCGCGCCATCGACTGGAAGACAACGGCAAGGACTAGGAGCCTTCACATAAGAGTCAGCCTCCCTGACCGGAGGACTTCGGTGCTGTTTCTCATTGACAAAAGTGCTTCCAGGAAATTCGGCGCAAGAGAGGTAATAAAGGAAGACGTCCTGTTCTCTGTCCTTTCCATACTGACAGAGGTGGTGGGAGAGAGCGGCAACCCTGTCGGGCTTCTCACCTTTACCGACCGTGTGGAGAGATATTTCCCTCCGAACTTAAACCAGAGACAGCTCCTCAGGCTGATGAGCGCGCTGAAGGCGGAAGAACCACACGGCACACTCACAGACCTGGATGCCGCCTTTGTCTATGTCAACAGTCTTAGCCTGGCTCCCAGTGTGGTATTCATTCTGTCTGACTTTATCGCAGAAGAGAATTATCATGCCTCTTTATCCACCCTTTCAAAGAAGCACGAGGTAATCCCCATTGTGATTAAGGACGAGCGTGAGGACGTGCTTCCCGGGGCAAGGGCCTTTCTGGCGGTGCGCGACATGGAAAGCCGGGAGTTTGGCTTCCTGGACCTCTCGCAACCTCTTACGGGAGAACGGTTTGCCAAACTGTTTATACGCCTCGGTCTGGACTACTTAGTCGTAAAGACAGGAGAAGACGAGGGAGTATGGGTGAACATGCTCGCAAACTTCTTCGAGAAAAGGGCGAGGACAAGAAGGGCGGTGAAGGGATGA
- a CDS encoding AAA family ATPase, with translation MQVSIEDLRQKIEALKVEVGKVIVGQEGLIEGILVALLSEGHILLEGYPGLGKTITVKTLAQAIDSKFHRIQFTPDLIPADIIGFEMIEPATMKATIHKGPVFTNLLLADEINRAPAKVQSALLEAMQERQVTIGRTSYALEKLFFVLATQNPIEVTGTYLLPEAEVDRFMLKLRIEYPSYTEERTITERQVTDKEPGVKAVFNPHDIIQLRHHITEWFPLKDESPIVRYSTRVVRATRPEESTNGFIKGVVLYGASPRASISLAKAARTYAFIKGDDTVLPEHVQDMAYPVLRHRVILTHQAESSDIDPDEVIRDMLETVPRLE, from the coding sequence TTGCAGGTATCGATAGAAGACCTGAGGCAAAAGATAGAGGCCCTTAAGGTCGAGGTAGGAAAGGTTATAGTCGGGCAGGAAGGGCTTATTGAGGGCATACTTGTGGCCCTTCTCTCAGAGGGGCACATCCTGCTTGAGGGCTACCCGGGCCTTGGCAAGACCATCACTGTTAAGACCCTGGCACAGGCGATAGACTCCAAATTCCACCGCATACAATTCACCCCGGACCTTATCCCTGCGGACATTATAGGCTTCGAGATGATAGAGCCTGCCACCATGAAGGCCACCATCCATAAGGGCCCTGTCTTTACCAACCTCCTGCTGGCAGACGAAATAAACCGTGCCCCGGCCAAGGTCCAGAGTGCGCTGCTGGAGGCCATGCAGGAACGGCAGGTCACCATAGGCCGCACCTCCTATGCCCTGGAAAAACTCTTCTTCGTACTGGCCACCCAGAATCCCATTGAGGTGACGGGCACGTACCTCCTCCCGGAGGCTGAAGTGGACAGGTTTATGCTGAAGTTGAGGATAGAATACCCCTCCTACACCGAGGAGAGAACCATCACGGAAAGACAGGTTACGGATAAAGAACCTGGCGTAAAGGCGGTATTCAACCCGCATGATATAATTCAGCTCAGACACCATATAACCGAGTGGTTCCCGCTTAAAGATGAATCCCCGATTGTAAGATATTCTACGAGGGTTGTAAGGGCGACAAGGCCTGAAGAGAGCACAAACGGTTTCATAAAGGGTGTGGTGCTTTATGGCGCTTCACCCAGGGCCTCTATCTCTCTGGCCAAGGCCGCGAGGACATACGCGTTTATCAAGGGCGACGACACAGTGCTACCGGAGCACGTACAGGACATGGCCTACCCCGTACTCAGACACAGGGTAATTCTGACCCACCAGGCAGAGTCCAGCGACATAGACCCTGATGAAGTCATAAGAGACATGCTTGAGACGGTGCCAAGACTTGAATAA
- a CDS encoding C4-type zinc ribbon domain-containing protein, whose protein sequence is MALEVTNKESGLDRLELLKRLQSIDNKIQESSKRKGIIQNRINESKAKIKGAKALLEEKHTESMNFQKEIDKKSLDLKCVEEEIQKSREKLLKINNNKEYSAVLSEIGGREADKSLLEDKILSMMADMENVTAGEKDQKREKETLEKEHDELKVAVESEIAVLDKNIEETKASWQEIAQQIDKESLELYKRLVEKDGEAVVEVSGQACGGCFMQLTPQTYNLVHRKQELIPCLNCGKILCLPEG, encoded by the coding sequence ATGGCATTGGAAGTAACCAATAAAGAATCCGGACTGGACAGGCTGGAACTGCTTAAAAGGCTCCAGTCCATCGACAATAAAATCCAGGAATCAAGCAAGCGAAAAGGAATAATACAAAACCGCATTAACGAATCAAAGGCTAAGATCAAAGGGGCGAAGGCCCTCCTGGAAGAAAAGCATACCGAGTCAATGAACTTCCAGAAAGAAATAGACAAAAAGTCCCTGGACCTCAAGTGCGTAGAGGAAGAAATACAGAAGTCCAGAGAAAAGCTCCTTAAGATAAACAACAATAAGGAATACAGCGCTGTCCTCTCTGAAATAGGAGGAAGGGAAGCGGACAAGAGCCTTCTGGAGGATAAGATACTCTCCATGATGGCCGATATGGAAAACGTGACCGCCGGAGAAAAAGACCAGAAAAGAGAGAAGGAGACACTGGAAAAGGAACACGATGAACTGAAGGTGGCGGTGGAAAGCGAAATTGCCGTTTTAGACAAGAACATCGAAGAAACAAAGGCGTCGTGGCAGGAAATCGCGCAACAGATAGATAAAGAATCACTTGAGCTGTATAAGCGGTTGGTAGAAAAAGACGGTGAAGCGGTGGTAGAGGTATCAGGGCAGGCGTGCGGAGGCTGCTTTATGCAGTTGACTCCCCAGACCTACAACCTGGTCCACAGGAAACAGGAGCTGATACCGTGCCTGAACTGTGGTAAGATACTCTGCCTCCCTGAAGGCTAG